A region from the Aegilops tauschii subsp. strangulata cultivar AL8/78 chromosome 5, Aet v6.0, whole genome shotgun sequence genome encodes:
- the LOC109743052 gene encoding vacuolar protein sorting 38, translated as MDPGPSSASADPSPPEEEEEEEEEEERDSSTGSTWVVVPGSEVLGADAPKVVGWEELQQELARLWSLSAALAAARDRKAGLAARLESALEARKAVLQQDNELAEMRQRLQSHADFMGELRMQTKEVSANVDDWREQLCVKIRTLTVADKTVGAAQSKLQEPCKLLSGEHGHGRLKGLERMLRMRQQYMIGQVAQIYPVRPLNEQSPIVKPGLNSSITRTGVSEAVSPNGSQNGQAPLAILGLQLSKLSIKKTSYFSDKTEIQKSATLLGYVAHAVSLIASYLDVPLRYPLRLGGSHSYIVDHAPSVDPSIAPGVSSSTPSSTSMRTMEFPLFFEGQETTRSAYAVFLLNKDVEQLLNHIGAESLGPRHVLANLKQLTTIVQSQQYISD; from the exons ATGGACCCGGGGCCCTCGTCTGCCAGCGCTGACCCGTCCccgccagaggaggaggaggaagaggaggaggaggaggagcgcgacagCAGCACCGGCAGCACGTGGGTGGTCGTGCCGGGGAGCGAGGTACTGGGTGCCGACGCCCCCAAGGTCGTCGGCTGGGAGGAGCTTcagcaggagctcgcgcgcctcTGGAGCCTGTCCGCCGCGCTCGCCGCCGCCAGGGACCGCAAGGCCGGCCTCGCCGCGCGCCTCGAGTCCGCGCTCGAG GCAAGAAAGGCAGTTCTTCAGCAGGATAATGAGTTGGCTGAGATGAGGCAGAGATTGCAATCTCATGCTGATTTTATGGGGGAATTGAGGATGCAAACGAAGGAAGTGTCTGCGAATGTTGATGATTGGAGGGAGCAACTTTGTGTCAAGATCAGAACGCTGACAGTAGCAGACAAAACTGTTGGCGCAGCACAAAGTAAATTACAG GAACCTTGTAAATTGCTGTCTGGGGAACATGGCCATGGTCGTCTTAAAGGTCTGGAACGAATGTTACGGATGAGACAACAATACATGATAGGACAAGTTGCTCAGATATACCCTGTGAGGCCCTTGAATGAGCAATCTCCAATTGTAAAGCCTGGATTAAACTCTAGTATCACTAGAACAG GAGTTAGTGAAGCAGTGTCGCCCAATGGTTCCCAAAACGGACAGGCACCTTTGGCCATTTTGGGTCTACAGTTATCAAAGCTTTCTATAAAAAAGACCAGCTACTTCAGTGACAAGACAGAGATTCAAAAGTCTGCTACTCTTCTTGGATATGTTGCACAT GCGGTCTCCCTTATTGCATCATATCTCGATGTTCCTCTTCGATATCCACTACGGTTGGGAGGTTCACATTCGTATATTGTTGATCATGCACCTTCAGTTGACCCATCTATAGCCCCAGGAGTAAGTTCTTCTACCCCTTCGAGCACAAGCATGAGGACAATGGAATTTCCTCTGTTTTTTGAAGGCCAAGAAACAACAAGATCGGCATATGCTGTATTCTTGTTAAACAAG GATGTCGAACAACTTCTGAACCACATTGGCGCTGAAAGTCTTGGCCCAAGACATGTACTAGCTAACCTGAAGCAGCTAACAACCATTGTCCAGTCACAACAATACATTTCTGATTGA